A stretch of the bacterium SCSIO 12827 genome encodes the following:
- a CDS encoding glutamyl-tRNA reductase, which translates to MPEDRAHSARPFVAGVNHRTSSLGLRDQMFIEDEAVPGVLARLRDAGVAEAVLLSTCDRVEVVGADPDPDAAADRVLGVLAAETQVPLADLRAQAHIAVDEAAVLHLFNIAASLASLVIGEPQVLGQVKAAHRMAKEAGLPTGVLEALLQAAYSAAKRVRTETGVGEGPVSIAAVATMLVQDLHGDLEDVSALLVGAGDMGEMVAEDMIGEGLTNLTVIHPRERRAKRTARVLNCNHDQFENLADLVPKTDVLIAALGGGGRIVEKSLVAAALKARRRRPILVVDTAVPGDVDPAVHDLDDAYVYDFGDLERIAMEGLVGRGAEAQAAQRIVDEEVRAFLNGRRERDAGPLVTGLRQYFEDHRAQALAEAGGDAEKATHLLVARLLHGPSTRLRRAAAEADLDLAAAERLIAHLFQPDPPDADGGTGGGGKENG; encoded by the coding sequence ATGCCCGAAGACCGCGCGCATTCCGCCCGGCCCTTCGTGGCCGGGGTCAATCACCGGACCAGCTCCCTCGGCCTGCGCGACCAGATGTTCATCGAGGACGAGGCGGTGCCCGGCGTGCTTGCCCGCCTGCGCGACGCCGGCGTGGCGGAGGCGGTGCTGCTGTCGACCTGCGACCGGGTCGAGGTGGTGGGCGCCGACCCCGATCCGGATGCGGCGGCGGACAGGGTGCTCGGCGTTCTGGCGGCGGAAACCCAGGTGCCGTTGGCCGATCTCAGGGCCCAGGCTCATATCGCCGTTGACGAGGCGGCGGTTCTGCATCTGTTCAATATCGCGGCTTCGCTTGCCAGTCTGGTGATCGGCGAGCCCCAGGTCCTGGGGCAGGTCAAGGCCGCCCACCGGATGGCCAAGGAGGCGGGTCTGCCCACGGGCGTGCTCGAGGCGCTGTTGCAGGCGGCTTACAGCGCGGCCAAGCGGGTGCGCACGGAAACCGGTGTCGGCGAAGGGCCCGTGTCCATCGCCGCCGTCGCGACCATGCTGGTTCAGGATCTGCATGGCGACCTGGAGGACGTGTCGGCACTGCTGGTCGGCGCCGGCGACATGGGTGAGATGGTGGCCGAGGACATGATCGGCGAGGGCCTTACCAACCTGACTGTAATCCATCCCCGCGAACGCCGGGCCAAACGCACGGCGCGGGTGCTGAACTGCAACCATGATCAGTTCGAAAATCTGGCCGATCTGGTGCCCAAGACAGACGTCCTCATCGCGGCCTTGGGCGGCGGCGGGCGGATCGTCGAGAAAAGCCTGGTGGCGGCGGCGCTCAAGGCGCGGCGGCGGCGGCCTATCCTGGTGGTCGATACGGCGGTGCCCGGCGATGTCGACCCGGCGGTCCATGATCTGGACGACGCCTATGTCTATGACTTCGGTGATCTGGAACGCATCGCCATGGAAGGACTGGTCGGCCGTGGCGCCGAGGCCCAGGCGGCCCAGCGTATCGTCGACGAGGAAGTGCGGGCGTTTCTCAACGGTCGCCGGGAACGGGATGCGGGGCCGCTGGTCACCGGCCTGCGCCAGTATTTCGAGGATCATCGCGCCCAGGCCCTGGCGGAAGCCGGCGGGGACGCAGAGAAAGCGACCCATTTGCTGGTTGCGCGCCTGTTGCATGGGCCGTCGACGCGGCTGCGCCGGGCGGCGGCCGAGGCCGATTTGGACCTGGCGGCGGCGGAACGCCTGATCGCCCATTTGTTTCAGCCCGATCCCCCCGATGCCGATGGCGGCACGGGCGGCGGCGGCAAGGAGAACGGTTAA
- a CDS encoding DUF4167 domain-containing protein, whose protein sequence is MNKNSNNRRSRGRGGNKRHGNVRNQTFESNGPGVKVRGSAQQVLDKYLLLARDASSAGDRIMAESYFQFAEHYFRLLNTDEQRNADRNGQNRGRPDGGARQTPGGAEGGPEDNMGGDYDDDMDNDGDQDDADAEVIHTNRPQANDGDNRDERDSRDNGRNGSGNKAEAADEADAPAAKPARAPRGRRRKAPEPQQESQQAELPMAAKPDAQPEVEPEQPVATDAAD, encoded by the coding sequence ATGAACAAGAACTCCAATAACAGACGGTCGCGCGGCCGCGGTGGCAATAAGCGTCACGGCAACGTTCGTAATCAAACCTTCGAAAGCAACGGCCCCGGCGTCAAAGTCCGCGGCTCGGCCCAGCAGGTTCTCGATAAATATCTGCTCCTGGCGCGGGATGCTTCCTCCGCCGGTGACCGGATCATGGCTGAATCCTACTTTCAGTTCGCGGAGCACTATTTCCGCCTGCTGAACACGGATGAACAGCGCAACGCCGATCGCAACGGTCAGAACCGGGGACGTCCCGACGGCGGTGCCCGTCAGACTCCCGGTGGTGCCGAAGGCGGGCCCGAAGACAACATGGGCGGCGATTACGACGACGATATGGATAACGACGGCGATCAGGACGACGCCGACGCAGAGGTCATCCACACCAACCGGCCGCAGGCGAATGACGGTGATAACCGTGACGAGCGTGATAGCCGCGACAATGGTCGAAACGGTTCCGGCAACAAAGCCGAAGCCGCGGATGAGGCAGACGCGCCGGCGGCGAAACCCGCCCGGGCACCCCGCGGACGCCGCCGCAAGGCACCGGAGCCTCAGCAGGAAAGCCAGCAGGCCGAATTGCCCATGGCCGCCAAGCCTGATGCGCAGCCCGAGGTCGAACCCGAACAGCCCGTGGCTACAGACGCCGCTGATTGA
- the prmC gene encoding peptide chain release factor N(5)-glutamine methyltransferase, translated as MARLDARLLTAHVLGRDASFVLTHPETELSAAQQDAAQSLIARRAAHEPVSRILGEREFWSLTFRVTEATLTPRPETETLVEDALARIRAMGREGEALRILDLGTGTGCLLLAVLSELPRAEGLGIDISPDAVAVATDNAQHLGLEGRACFQAGDWTSGLSGPFDVILSNPPYIAETDRETLPPEVLGFDPHGALFAGSEGLDAYAAIAPQAAKILAPGGIVILELGQGQEAAVAEIFRRAGLIPDGTRADLAGIPRSFAAITDGG; from the coding sequence ATGGCCCGCCTGGATGCCCGCCTTCTGACGGCCCATGTCCTGGGCCGGGACGCGTCTTTCGTTCTGACTCATCCGGAAACGGAATTAAGCGCCGCGCAGCAGGATGCGGCCCAGAGCCTGATTGCCCGCCGCGCCGCACATGAGCCCGTGTCGCGCATTCTGGGGGAACGTGAATTCTGGTCCCTGACCTTTCGGGTCACCGAGGCGACCCTGACGCCGCGTCCGGAAACGGAAACCCTGGTCGAAGACGCGCTGGCCCGAATCCGCGCCATGGGTCGGGAAGGGGAGGCGCTCCGCATTCTCGATCTCGGTACCGGTACGGGCTGCCTGTTGCTTGCGGTGCTGTCGGAACTGCCACGGGCCGAGGGGCTCGGCATCGACATCAGCCCGGATGCCGTCGCCGTGGCGACGGACAACGCACAGCACCTGGGCCTGGAGGGGCGGGCGTGCTTCCAGGCCGGGGACTGGACGTCCGGCCTTTCGGGGCCGTTCGACGTGATCCTGTCCAACCCGCCCTATATCGCCGAGACCGACCGCGAGACACTGCCGCCTGAGGTTCTGGGCTTCGACCCCCATGGGGCCTTGTTCGCGGGATCCGAGGGGCTTGATGCTTATGCCGCGATCGCGCCCCAGGCCGCAAAAATTCTAGCCCCAGGGGGAATCGTTATCCTCGAACTGGGCCAGGGACAGGAAGCGGCGGTGGCTGAAATCTTTCGCCGTGCCGGACTGATCCCCGATGGGACACGTGCCGATCTGGCAGGAATCCCCCGGTCATTCGCTGCCATCACGGATGGTGGATGA
- a CDS encoding MOSC domain-containing protein, whose protein sequence is MNAEIKHIYRYPVKGLTPEALDATELAVDGYLPGDRRFAMALGSTPVSGGHHLEWMPKRNFLELVKNEKLATLETSFDDDTGVLTIKRQGRQVARGNITDRIGRTMIEDFFAAYMKDEAKGRPRLVEANPGERLTDQSTPLISVINLASIRDLERVVQAPVDPLRFRANFYIDGLDPWVEFGWLGRPVAIGDAEADVIERIGRCGATSVNPATAERDLNIVKFLQTGFGHTDMGVFVRVTKPGPVAVGEFLSPR, encoded by the coding sequence ATGAATGCTGAAATCAAACATATCTACCGCTATCCGGTGAAGGGCCTGACGCCCGAAGCGCTCGACGCGACCGAACTTGCGGTTGACGGGTATCTGCCGGGCGACCGACGGTTCGCCATGGCCTTGGGCTCGACCCCGGTCAGCGGCGGTCATCATCTGGAATGGATGCCCAAGCGCAATTTTCTGGAACTGGTGAAGAACGAAAAGCTGGCGACCCTGGAAACATCCTTCGATGACGATACGGGTGTTTTGACCATCAAGCGTCAGGGCCGCCAAGTCGCGCGCGGCAACATCACCGACCGCATCGGCCGCACCATGATCGAGGATTTCTTCGCCGCCTATATGAAGGATGAAGCCAAAGGCCGGCCGCGCCTGGTTGAAGCCAATCCGGGTGAACGTCTGACCGATCAGTCGACACCGCTGATTTCGGTGATCAATCTGGCGTCGATCCGCGACCTGGAACGGGTCGTCCAGGCACCGGTCGATCCTTTGCGCTTTCGCGCCAATTTTTATATCGACGGGCTCGACCCCTGGGTCGAGTTCGGTTGGCTGGGCAGACCGGTCGCCATCGGCGACGCCGAGGCGGACGTGATCGAGCGCATCGGCCGCTGCGGAGCGACCAGCGTCAATCCAGCCACGGCAGAGCGCGACCTGAACATTGTCAAATTCCTGCAGACCGGATTCGGCCATACTGACATGGGCGTGTTCGTCCGGGTTACGAAACCCGGGCCGGTCGCCGTCGGTGAGTTCCTCTCGCCTCGTTGA
- the clpB gene encoding ATP-dependent chaperone ClpB, with protein MEFEKFTERARGFIQSAQSLAIRETHQQFTPLHLLKVLLDDKEGLAASLIETAGGNAQRALRLTEGELKRLPKVESDTVQIYLASETAKLFDQAQEIADKAGDSFVTVEMLLLAMVMAQGTKAADILKEAGIKPQDLNTAIKEFRKGRAANSANAEDAYDALKKYARDLTQAAMDGKLDPVIGRDEEIRRAIQVLSRRTKNNPVLIGEPGVGKTAIVEGLALRIVNGDVPENLKQKRLMVLDLGALVAGAKFRGEFEERLKAVLAEVTAAAGQIILFIDEMHTLIGAGKAEGSMDASNLLKPALARGELHCVGATTLDEYRKHVEKDAALARRFQPVFVGEPTVEDTVSILRGIKEKYELHHGVKIHDSALVAAATLSNRYITDRFLPDKAIDLMDEAGSRVRMAVDSKPEELDELDRRVIQLKIEREALKKETDKASKDRLGKLEIELKDLEEKSAAMTGEWEKGKASLADTTKLKEELEKAHLAQQQALRAGDYEKAGELQYDLIPRLEDKLKKAEEADGSVVVEEAVTEEHIAQVVSRWTGIPVDKMLQGERDKLLQMEANLGRRVVGQSEAVTAVANAVRRSRAGLQDANRPMGSFLFLGPTGVGKTELTKALAEFLFDDETAMARIDMSEYMEKHSVSRLIGAPPGYVGYDEGGALTEAVRRRPYQVVLFDEIEKAHPDVFNVLLQVLDDGRLTDGQGRTVDFRNTLIIMTSNLGGEILAGQEDGHDTAEVRGPVMEIVRQAFRPEFLNRLDEIILFHRLFPEHMGGIVDIQLQRLRKLLVDRHIALELDGAAKDWLAEKGYDPVYGARPLKRVIQKDLQNPLASMILEGSVEDGSKIAVSAEGGKLTINGKAVEAEAA; from the coding sequence ATGGAATTTGAGAAATTTACCGAACGCGCGCGCGGTTTCATTCAAAGCGCGCAGTCGCTTGCCATACGTGAAACCCACCAGCAATTCACGCCGCTGCATCTTCTCAAGGTGTTGCTCGACGACAAGGAAGGCCTTGCGGCCTCGCTGATCGAAACCGCGGGCGGCAACGCCCAGCGTGCCCTTCGCCTGACCGAGGGCGAGTTGAAGCGCCTGCCCAAGGTCGAAAGCGACACGGTGCAGATCTACCTGGCGTCGGAAACGGCCAAGCTGTTCGACCAGGCGCAGGAGATCGCCGACAAGGCCGGCGACAGCTTCGTCACGGTCGAGATGCTGCTGCTCGCCATGGTCATGGCCCAGGGCACCAAGGCGGCCGACATCCTGAAGGAAGCGGGCATCAAGCCGCAGGACCTGAACACGGCGATCAAGGAATTCCGCAAGGGCCGCGCCGCCAACTCGGCCAATGCCGAGGATGCCTATGACGCGCTCAAGAAATATGCCCGCGACCTGACCCAGGCGGCCATGGACGGCAAGCTCGACCCGGTGATCGGCCGCGACGAGGAAATTCGCCGCGCCATCCAGGTGCTGTCGCGCCGGACCAAGAACAACCCGGTGCTGATCGGCGAACCCGGCGTGGGCAAGACCGCCATCGTCGAAGGCTTGGCGCTGCGCATCGTCAACGGCGACGTGCCGGAAAACTTGAAACAGAAACGCCTGATGGTTCTCGACCTGGGCGCTTTGGTCGCTGGGGCCAAGTTCCGGGGCGAGTTCGAAGAGCGCCTGAAGGCGGTCCTGGCCGAGGTCACGGCGGCGGCCGGACAGATCATCCTGTTCATCGACGAAATGCACACCCTGATCGGCGCCGGTAAGGCCGAAGGTTCCATGGATGCCTCCAACCTTCTGAAACCGGCCCTGGCACGGGGTGAATTGCACTGTGTCGGCGCCACGACCCTGGATGAATACCGCAAGCATGTGGAAAAGGACGCGGCGCTGGCGCGCCGGTTCCAGCCGGTGTTCGTGGGCGAGCCGACAGTCGAAGACACGGTCTCCATCCTGCGCGGGATCAAGGAAAAGTACGAACTGCACCACGGCGTGAAGATCCACGACAGCGCCCTGGTCGCGGCGGCGACGCTTTCCAACCGCTATATCACCGACCGCTTCCTGCCGGACAAGGCCATCGACCTGATGGACGAAGCCGGTTCGCGCGTGCGCATGGCCGTCGATTCTAAACCCGAGGAACTGGACGAACTCGATCGCCGGGTCATCCAGTTGAAGATCGAGCGCGAGGCCTTGAAGAAGGAAACCGACAAGGCGTCCAAGGATCGGCTCGGCAAGCTTGAGATCGAGTTGAAGGACCTGGAAGAAAAATCCGCCGCCATGACCGGCGAGTGGGAAAAGGGCAAGGCCTCGCTCGCCGATACGACCAAGCTGAAGGAAGAGTTGGAAAAGGCCCATTTGGCCCAGCAGCAGGCGCTGCGCGCCGGTGATTACGAAAAGGCCGGCGAACTGCAGTATGACCTGATCCCCCGGCTTGAGGACAAGCTGAAGAAGGCGGAGGAAGCCGACGGCTCCGTCGTCGTCGAGGAGGCGGTGACGGAAGAACATATCGCCCAGGTCGTCAGCCGCTGGACCGGCATTCCCGTCGACAAGATGCTTCAGGGCGAACGCGACAAGCTGTTGCAGATGGAGGCCAACCTTGGCCGTCGCGTGGTCGGCCAGTCCGAGGCCGTGACCGCCGTGGCCAATGCCGTGCGCCGGTCGCGCGCGGGCCTGCAGGACGCCAACCGACCCATGGGCTCGTTCCTGTTCCTGGGGCCGACGGGCGTGGGCAAGACGGAACTGACCAAGGCCCTCGCCGAATTCCTGTTCGACGACGAGACGGCGATGGCGCGCATCGACATGTCCGAATACATGGAAAAGCATTCGGTCTCGCGCCTGATCGGTGCCCCTCCGGGCTATGTCGGTTATGACGAGGGCGGGGCCCTGACCGAGGCCGTGCGCCGCCGGCCCTACCAGGTCGTGCTGTTCGACGAAATCGAAAAGGCCCATCCGGATGTGTTCAACGTGCTGTTGCAGGTTCTCGACGACGGTCGTCTGACCGATGGCCAAGGCCGCACGGTCGATTTCCGCAACACGCTGATCATCATGACCTCCAACCTGGGCGGTGAGATCCTCGCCGGGCAGGAAGACGGCCACGATACGGCAGAAGTGCGTGGCCCGGTCATGGAGATCGTGCGTCAGGCCTTTCGTCCGGAATTCCTCAACCGCCTGGACGAGATCATTCTGTTCCACCGCCTGTTCCCCGAACACATGGGCGGAATCGTGGACATTCAGCTGCAGCGCCTGCGCAAGCTGTTGGTTGATCGCCACATCGCGCTGGAGCTCGACGGGGCGGCAAAGGATTGGCTTGCTGAAAAAGGCTATGATCCGGTCTATGGTGCCCGCCCGCTCAAGCGGGTGATCCAGAAGGATTTGCAGAATCCCCTGGCGTCTATGATTCTGGAAGGATCCGTCGAGGACGGCTCCAAGATCGCGGTCTCTGCCGAGGGCGGCAAACTGACCATCAACGGCAAGGCAGTGGAGGCGGAAGCAGCCTAA
- the prfA gene encoding peptide chain release factor 1, with amino-acid sequence MSLNESLDRVLTRYKELESLMSEGGAGGDKIAKLGKEYSDLGPVVEAVKTYRKAQADAQGMADLLADPATDRDMRELAEEEFQELKETLPELERQVQLMLLPKDEADEKNAILEVRAGTGGDEAALFAADLFRMYQRYAETHRWRFEVMSVNETGIGGYKEAIATISGTDVFARLKFESGVHRVQRIPVTESGGRIHTSAATVAVMPEAEEVDIDIDEKELRIDVFRASGPGGQSVNTTDSAVRITHLPTGLVVIQQDEKSQHKNRAKAMKVLRSRLYERERQIRDDARAAQRKGQVGSGDRSERIRTYNFPQGRVTDQRINLTLHKLDRVMDGDLDELMDALISEDQASRLAEIA; translated from the coding sequence GTGAGCCTGAACGAGAGCCTGGACCGGGTGTTGACCCGCTACAAGGAACTGGAATCCCTGATGTCCGAAGGCGGCGCCGGCGGCGACAAGATCGCCAAGCTGGGCAAGGAATATTCCGACCTGGGCCCGGTGGTCGAGGCGGTCAAGACCTACCGCAAGGCCCAGGCCGACGCCCAGGGCATGGCCGACCTGCTGGCCGATCCGGCGACCGACCGCGACATGCGCGAACTGGCCGAGGAAGAATTCCAGGAACTGAAGGAAACCCTGCCGGAGTTGGAGCGTCAGGTGCAGCTGATGCTGCTGCCGAAGGACGAGGCCGACGAGAAGAACGCGATCCTCGAAGTGCGCGCCGGCACCGGCGGCGACGAAGCGGCTCTGTTCGCCGCCGACCTGTTCCGCATGTATCAGCGTTATGCGGAAACCCATCGCTGGCGGTTCGAAGTCATGAGCGTCAACGAAACGGGCATCGGCGGCTATAAGGAAGCCATCGCCACGATCTCGGGCACGGACGTGTTTGCCAGGCTCAAGTTCGAATCGGGCGTGCATCGGGTGCAGCGAATTCCGGTTACGGAATCGGGGGGACGCATCCATACCTCGGCGGCGACCGTCGCGGTCATGCCCGAGGCCGAGGAGGTCGACATCGACATCGACGAAAAGGAACTGCGCATCGACGTGTTCCGCGCCTCGGGCCCCGGCGGTCAGTCGGTCAACACCACCGATTCCGCCGTGCGCATCACGCACCTGCCGACAGGGCTGGTGGTCATTCAGCAGGATGAAAAATCCCAGCACAAGAACCGGGCCAAGGCCATGAAGGTGCTGCGTTCGCGGCTGTACGAACGTGAACGCCAGATCCGTGACGACGCCCGCGCCGCCCAGCGCAAGGGCCAGGTCGGGTCCGGCGACCGATCGGAGCGCATCCGCACCTATAACTTCCCCCAAGGCCGCGTCACCGACCAGCGCATCAACCTGACCCTGCACAAGCTGGACCGGGTGATGGACGGCGACCTGGACGAGCTGATGGACGCGCTGATCAGCGAAGACCAGGCGAGCCGCCTGGCCGAGATCGCGTGA